From bacterium, the proteins below share one genomic window:
- a CDS encoding DUF2723 domain-containing protein yields the protein MNVRAWFIRLFWLVPLVFYGATVCRWPNWVDGPMIAGNVYALKLSVWVNTHNLFHLLGRLWTTIFPFGEFHVRLNFLCAVFGAVTVTFLFLAGMTVTKNAVASAAGAIAVMFGHSLWWHSTILEVYTLNTALLAIFLYLVASYEETGSKRRLYGAVFVWGLGCSNHVLMGLFVFAFPAILLVSAERRRLLNPRTLAALAFFFLLGFSPYLVIFVREFHHRAPKVFSAKGYWNVLQAMVNDTTGAQFRRYMFPSFMSSAQKWRWRLNYLFLLLMNYPSVAFLGGWVGLAAFARTRAFRATFVFFLAGLAAQAVWSSNYMIWDMYAFGLPVWVLFGFAVIVGFDDLWRRSRITRAALLVLLPTLLAGPVLYAKIPSWAAGPGFWRNYFRYFEYVSNIWDPARYFANPNKRHYDDVERFARRMFEILPQGAILYDDDGKGYYPLALYYRDVLKVRTDIRQHMIVGPAPNSDSIPRAAAQELLADLQRGGDVYVSSPYWPERPMLDQLYSRLAGLSLAKPVSPSTVARLSVEELERTFPVYELNRVVLFPDRPYFIYHVVRRPEPETGPR from the coding sequence ATGAACGTCCGCGCGTGGTTCATCCGTCTCTTCTGGCTCGTCCCGCTCGTTTTCTACGGCGCCACCGTCTGCCGGTGGCCGAACTGGGTGGACGGACCCATGATCGCCGGCAACGTCTACGCCCTCAAGCTGAGCGTCTGGGTCAACACCCACAACCTCTTTCACCTTCTCGGAAGGCTTTGGACGACCATTTTTCCGTTCGGCGAGTTCCACGTGCGGTTGAATTTTCTCTGCGCCGTCTTCGGGGCGGTGACCGTCACCTTCCTCTTTCTGGCGGGGATGACCGTCACGAAGAACGCCGTGGCCTCCGCCGCCGGCGCGATCGCCGTCATGTTCGGGCACTCCCTCTGGTGGCATTCGACGATCCTCGAGGTCTACACGCTGAACACCGCCCTCCTGGCCATCTTCCTCTACCTCGTCGCCTCCTATGAGGAGACGGGCTCGAAGCGCCGGCTCTACGGGGCCGTTTTCGTCTGGGGTCTGGGCTGCTCCAACCACGTCCTGATGGGGCTCTTCGTCTTCGCCTTTCCGGCGATCCTTTTGGTCTCTGCGGAAAGACGCCGGTTGCTGAACCCGCGGACGCTCGCGGCGCTCGCCTTTTTCTTTCTGCTGGGATTCTCCCCCTACCTCGTCATCTTCGTCCGTGAGTTTCACCACCGCGCCCCGAAGGTCTTCTCGGCGAAGGGGTATTGGAACGTCCTCCAGGCCATGGTCAATGACACGACCGGGGCGCAATTCCGCCGTTACATGTTTCCGTCGTTCATGTCGTCCGCCCAGAAATGGCGGTGGCGGCTCAACTACCTCTTTCTCCTGCTCATGAATTATCCGTCCGTGGCCTTCCTCGGCGGATGGGTGGGACTCGCGGCCTTCGCCCGGACCCGGGCCTTCCGCGCGACCTTTGTCTTTTTTCTCGCGGGCCTCGCCGCCCAGGCGGTCTGGTCCTCCAACTACATGATCTGGGACATGTACGCCTTCGGGTTGCCTGTCTGGGTCCTCTTCGGATTCGCCGTGATCGTGGGCTTCGATGATCTGTGGCGGCGGTCGCGCATAACGCGCGCGGCGCTTCTGGTTCTCCTCCCCACGCTGCTGGCGGGGCCCGTCCTTTACGCGAAGATTCCCTCCTGGGCCGCCGGCCCCGGCTTTTGGCGCAACTATTTCCGGTATTTCGAATACGTCTCCAACATTTGGGATCCCGCGCGCTATTTCGCCAATCCAAACAAGAGGCATTACGACGACGTGGAACGCTTCGCGCGGCGCATGTTCGAGATCCTGCCTCAGGGCGCGATTCTCTACGACGACGACGGCAAGGGATACTATCCGCTCGCCCTTTATTACCGGGACGTCCTCAAGGTCCGCACGGACATCCGGCAGCACATGATCGTCGGGCCGGCCCCGAACAGCGACTCCATCCCGAGGGCGGCGGCGCAAGAGCTTCTCGCGGACCTCCAGCGGGGCGGCGACGTGTACGTTTCCTCCCCTTATTGGCCGGAGCGGCCCATGCTGGATCAGCTTTATTCCCGTCTGGCGGGCCTATCGCTCGCTAAGCCGGTGTCGCCGTCCACGGTCGCCCGGCTGTCCGTGGAGGAGTTGGAAAGGACCTTTCCCGTCTACGAGCTCAACCGGGTGGTGCTCTTTCCCGACCGGCCCTATTTCATCTATCACGTGGTGCGCCGGCCTGAGCCGGAGACGGGGCCGAGATGA
- a CDS encoding isocitrate dehydrogenase (NAD(+)) has protein sequence MPHRVSLIPGDGIGPEITQATREVLEATGVKIVWEEVLAGQKAIEKDNTPLPQKTVRSILKNRVALKGPLATPIATGFASVNVMLRKRFNLYANVRPAKSIVGVKSQFKDIDLVILRENTEDLYSGIEHVVAPGVVESIKVITKKASLRIAEFAFRYARANGRKKITAIHKANIMKLSDGLFLDCARRVSKKYRDIEYTEMIVDNACMQLVLKPHQFDILLLENLYGDIVSDLAAGLVGGLGVVPAGNIGEKGAIFEAVHGTAPDIAGKNKANPMALILSGAMMLDHLGEKAAAQKVRAAVAGVVKKGKVLTADLGGSASTMEFAWAVAQAL, from the coding sequence GTGCCCCACCGCGTTTCGCTCATCCCCGGCGACGGGATCGGTCCCGAAATCACCCAGGCCACCCGCGAGGTCCTGGAGGCGACCGGCGTGAAGATCGTCTGGGAGGAGGTCCTGGCCGGACAGAAGGCGATCGAGAAGGACAATACGCCGCTTCCGCAAAAGACCGTCCGGTCGATCCTCAAGAACAGGGTCGCGCTGAAGGGACCGCTGGCCACGCCCATTGCGACGGGGTTTGCGAGCGTCAACGTCATGCTCCGGAAGCGCTTCAACCTCTACGCGAACGTCCGCCCCGCGAAGTCGATCGTGGGCGTGAAGAGCCAGTTCAAGGACATTGACCTGGTGATCCTCCGCGAAAACACCGAAGACCTCTACTCGGGCATCGAGCATGTGGTGGCGCCGGGGGTCGTGGAGTCGATCAAGGTGATCACCAAGAAAGCGTCGCTCCGCATCGCGGAGTTTGCCTTCCGGTACGCCAGGGCCAACGGCCGCAAGAAGATTACGGCCATCCACAAGGCCAATATCATGAAGCTCTCCGACGGTCTTTTCCTGGATTGCGCCCGGCGGGTCTCCAAAAAATATCGCGATATCGAGTACACGGAAATGATCGTCGACAACGCCTGCATGCAGCTGGTCTTGAAGCCCCACCAGTTCGACATCCTTCTCCTGGAAAATCTCTACGGCGACATCGTCTCCGACCTGGCGGCGGGTTTAGTTGGCGGCCTGGGCGTCGTTCCCGCCGGCAACATCGGCGAGAAAGGCGCGATCTTCGAGGCGGTGCACGGGACGGCCCCGGACATCGCGGGCAAGAACAAGGCCAATCCCATGGCGTTGATCCTCTCCGGCGCGATGATGCTCGATCACCTGGGCGAAAAGGCCGCGGCGCAGAAGGTCCGGGCCGCCGTCGCGGGCGTGGTCAAGAAGGGGAAGGTCCTGACGGCGGACCTGGGGGGATCGGCGTCGACGATGGAGTTCGCATGGGCCGTGGCCCAAGCCCTCTGA
- a CDS encoding M48 family metallopeptidase, translating to MQPPEHLYDQIARNKRNSVLLMISAFLLLTVLGFVFGNVYEAPVSGIVIAVGAASLYLAVSYWAGSRLVMLSMGGREIEKRDNPVLFNVVEEMAIAAGLPMPRVFLINTPASNAFAAGMRPDKAMIAATTGLMEQLNREELQAVIGHEMGHIKNFDSRFSILMAVMVGSIALLCDMFWRSLRGSRRSDSKGGGQAQLIFVIAAVVLAILAPIVAKIIQFSMSRRRELLADNTGAELTRNPGALANALLKIAADPDELDIANRGTQHLFIINPLKAAKDVKAQAAGNAVSEKAGWFDTHPPIALRVRLLKEMAKLPT from the coding sequence GTGCAACCCCCCGAACACCTCTACGACCAGATCGCCCGCAACAAACGGAACTCCGTCCTCCTGATGATCTCCGCCTTTCTGCTCCTCACCGTTCTGGGCTTCGTCTTCGGCAACGTCTACGAGGCACCCGTCTCCGGCATCGTCATCGCCGTCGGCGCGGCGTCGCTCTATCTCGCGGTCAGCTACTGGGCCGGCTCGCGTCTCGTCATGCTGTCCATGGGAGGGCGCGAGATCGAGAAAAGGGACAATCCCGTCCTCTTCAACGTGGTGGAGGAGATGGCGATCGCGGCGGGACTCCCCATGCCACGCGTTTTTTTGATCAACACCCCCGCCTCGAACGCATTCGCCGCCGGGATGAGACCGGACAAGGCGATGATCGCGGCGACGACCGGCCTCATGGAGCAGTTGAACCGCGAGGAGCTGCAGGCCGTCATCGGGCACGAGATGGGGCACATCAAGAACTTCGACAGCCGGTTTTCGATCCTCATGGCCGTGATGGTCGGATCGATCGCGCTCTTGTGCGACATGTTCTGGAGGTCCCTGCGCGGATCCCGGAGATCGGATTCGAAGGGCGGCGGTCAGGCCCAGTTGATCTTCGTGATCGCCGCCGTCGTGTTGGCAATTCTGGCGCCCATCGTCGCCAAGATCATCCAATTCTCGATGTCCCGGAGGCGCGAGCTCCTGGCGGACAACACGGGCGCGGAGCTCACGCGCAACCCCGGGGCGCTCGCGAACGCCCTCCTCAAGATCGCCGCGGACCCGGACGAGCTGGACATCGCCAACCGCGGGACCCAGCACCTCTTCATCATCAATCCCCTCAAGGCCGCGAAGGACGTCAAGGCCCAGGCGGCGGGCAACGCGGTTTCCGAAAAGGCGGGATGGTTCGACACGCATCCGCCCATTGCTCTGAGAGTTCGGCTTTTGAAGGAGATGGCGAAGCTTCCGACCTAG
- a CDS encoding LemA family protein, with protein MIVSLVLLAIPVLFILWVIMAYNGLVAWRNQVKNAWSQIDVQLKRRYDLIPNLVETVKGYAKHERETLENVIKARNVAMTAATPKEVGQAENVLQGTLKSLFALSESYPDLKANQNFLGLQEELTSTENKISFARQFYNDTVNRFNTLIQSFPKNIIAGIFKFEAAQLFEVEAPEERKAVKVQF; from the coding sequence ATGATCGTCTCTCTCGTCTTATTAGCGATTCCCGTCCTCTTCATTCTGTGGGTCATCATGGCCTACAACGGCCTCGTCGCCTGGAGGAACCAGGTGAAGAACGCCTGGAGCCAGATCGACGTGCAGTTGAAACGCCGCTATGACCTGATCCCGAACCTGGTCGAGACGGTGAAGGGTTACGCCAAGCACGAGCGCGAGACCCTCGAGAACGTCATCAAGGCCCGGAACGTGGCCATGACGGCCGCGACCCCCAAGGAGGTGGGGCAGGCGGAGAACGTGCTGCAAGGCACCTTGAAGTCGCTCTTCGCCCTCTCCGAAAGCTATCCGGACCTGAAGGCCAACCAAAACTTTTTGGGATTGCAGGAGGAGCTGACCTCGACGGAGAACAAGATCTCCTTCGCCCGCCAATTCTACAACGACACGGTGAACCGGTTCAACACGCTGATCCAGAGTTTTCCGAAAAACATCATCGCCGGCATCTTCAAGTTCGAGGCGGCTCAATTGTTCGAGGTCGAGGCGCCGGAGGAGCGCAAGGCGGTCAAGGTTCAATTTTAG